From Triplophysa dalaica isolate WHDGS20190420 chromosome 16, ASM1584641v1, whole genome shotgun sequence:
TTTTATCACtaatgtaattatatttttatgagggttttaaattaattaatttacacAGTTTTGCTGTGTTACAATTCTGTATATTCTATACTAAAATTTCTGTTAGTTTGTTTCtttcaataattcatttttgtttctaaacTGATGTAATCAGTCATTCACGTGTTACTAACAacagaattaaataataatagacATATGGGAATATTTCCCAGCCCTTTGTGGTGGAAGTGTGGAAGAAGATGaccacaattttatttttttctttaaagtttttagGACATGACAGCAAGAAGAACTCTCTCTACTGTTGAacacacaaccaaaacaaacctGAGGTTAACATTGATGACTATATGCATGCTTCATGGGGAATTATCTTCAAATTCTCCTTGTGGCCTCTGCGAACATGCTTTAGCTGTTTACTGTTGGCATGAACTTCCCTCCCCTATAAACACATGACTAGCATCATCGttgtgtcatggttccacctcaccatgtcaggtatttcttggtcttgaggcggaatcagacaggatcccttgttttatgttggagagagactattttggcacctattAGTTGCcctactctctctccggtcttgtcattgttcctgccctcctgtttcctagttagtgttaattagtttatccccagcacctgtcccctcttgatttggttcccttaaTATTGACCTgttgtctcttgtcttgtgctggttcattgtttgtgtcattgtgGTGAGTTGCTGTGTCTTGTGTAGTTTATTGTAGTTGAAATGTCAAgtgtctagtctagtctagtctagtctagtctagtctagtctagtctagtctagtctagtctagtctagtctagtctagtctagtctagtctagtctagtctagtctagtctagtctagtctagtctagtctagtctagtctagtctatgTTCCTGctgttatgttttgttctgttaccCCTTCgttggtgtttgttttgtatttattaaagtctgTTAACCCCTTACCTGCTGTCTTGCGTTTGGGTCCTCTATCCCTCACGACGCTCGTCCATGACACATTGTCAGATTATATCAATTCAACTGTTGCATATTTTAACCTACATTATAACAGCCTTCAGCACTAACGTTTTGCATGTAACTTTCAACAATAGTCTCTATTTCAAAGAAACACGGACGACCCTTGACTCTGCCAATATAACATTTGGTCGTATATTCCAGTTGGATCTGTGTGTTAAATAGAAGCTCATATAGGCAGAAGGAGAAAATGCATTCTTTGAAAGTTCTAGATTACTATTATTATTCCAAATTTTGTCCATTATGCAATATATAGAAACTAAGAATTGTATTAGTATTAATAGCCATGGACAGTGTTTACTTATGTTGGTGCAAATCTTTTAATTACGAGCATGTGGATGTTTGCAAGAGCACACGTCCCAGAAGTAAGCCAATACTCTCTTTCAGTCTCAATACTTTATAAGTATATCAGCAATTTGTCTCCACTGTCAGTCATAATAATGTCGAGGACATTGTTTTGTCACACTTGCCCTAAGAAGACAGTTAGCCAAGGAGGGACTGTTGTCATTTCTTAAGTATTGTATAACTTTCCCCATTGTGTTATAACTCATAGTTGCAAACTAAAGTTCACTTAGACAATAGATCAATTATTTAGGCATCAAGAATATACCAAgaataaatttgttttaaaatctgaCACAGatcatatatttttctttaaaatgtatcatgATTTAATGATGTTTAAGTGTATTCTCATTCACCTCATTACTGATAGACTTGTGACTAGTAGAATTCTAGTCACCAAAACGTGCTTGTTGTTATTCCCTCAATGGCATTTCcctaatgtttgtttttgttcccTTTTTTACActctttttgtgatttactgcaTTGAATTGCCAGATTGTCCACATTCAGTAAATGGCATGCCTGTTTGGATTAGTTCCTTAAAACCAGACAGAGTAACACAAATCGTattatttccaaaaatgtaccaCCTGTGTTTTCTTGACAGACAACTCATGATTTAAGTATTACTCAGGGTAAATTACATGTGTTTTTTCTGGGCTTCAATTGCACAGCTTGTTTTTACACAACATTTGAACAATCATAGATTAAttgattgtttttctttgttgtggGAGCTCTGCAAAAAGACCTTTTAAAATGTGGGGAATAGCATTTCGTGTTGCTCCACATCGAGCTGTGACAGCAATTCCTGTGTTGCTTATCTTGAGCTGTCTTGTGTGACATCTACAAAGTAAGAAAAGACATTTGAACACAATTAGGACCCTAACAAAGTCCATACCTttcatatctaacaaataaagTATTcacactatatactgtatactataCTAATAAACACTGGCGAGCCATGACATAAAATTGTCTTTTCTAACTGTACATAATGGAACACTGAAGACAAACTGATTCGACAGCATGTGACTGTTGTATATCAGATATATTCATTGAAAGACAGCAGTATAACAATCATTACACATACAAttgataaattaaaataaattaaattaaattaaattaaattaaaataaatagttaaattaaGAGTATGAGACTCAATCTTCAAAAACATGGATAAAGACAAAATATGTTACAAAAACACATCGTTTTACACAGAAAGCCCACAATAGAATTTGATGGTCTTTTATGGTCTTAAAGAATAACAATTATAAGGACATCTCATTTAACTTTTGTTCTCGTTTCCTCTGTCTATTTTTCCGGGCATTGCATctaaaaaagggaaaaagaaagtttacatatagtgtgtttaaaaaaaaaatattaactagCTTAGAacgaaaaatgtatttaactaGGACTATCACaggcataaaataaacatacttgTAGTGGCTCCACTCACTCCAAGAGGAATTACAGAATTGATCTTGTGCTCTCGCGCACACTGTCATTCCTTTAGTCACTGACAGATGGTGACTTTGTGTGGAGTAAgtctgaaagaaaaagaaatgatacAGTAATGTGATAAATAACAACACATCCTGTTATAAACATGAGAACTATTTTAACTATCCCAAGAAAACCTCCTCAACACTTGTAATGCAAAGATTATTTCATCTGGCAGTTATGACAGACCGTACCTCAGCTGAGCTCGGTTTCGAACAGTCACATTTTCTGCGTTTCCGACAGCGTATCTCTTTCACTTGGAAGATGAGAGGAAAGTAGGAGGATGGTGTGTTCCAGGAGTGGGGATACTCTAGTTTGACAGAAGTTTGATTTATCCTTTTAATATCCACTGTATCAGGCCTCACTGTGGAGTGAAAATAAAGATACATGGATGAAAAGCCTATTATTGCCACATTGTGCAATTTACCTACAGCTTAGACTGgtcagaaaacatattttattgatAAAAGTTATTGTTAGCATAATGTTCAACACTACAATATagatattataaaatatgtgaTATTTTACAGTCCTCATTAGTGTCCATGTCACTGTGGTTTTTAAGTACTCACCGATATCCATAATGTGGAACTGTTTGTGGTAGGCTTCTATAACATAGCTGCTTCTGAAATAGATGGTCAGGTTGATGAGATCAACCTCCTCTGCATAAGGACAGTAGTGTTGGTCCAAGCATGTTATACTTTGTCCACTGGAATCCAGACTGCAGCTGATCTGGTTTCCACTTTGAGAGCTGTATGAGAATCAAAAGTATATTTGTTCCAATACCCTTCAAATTAATCCTGGTACAATCTACTTTACAACAAGGTCGGGAAATTTACCGCGTAGCTTTGATATGAGCAACAACAGCAACGTGGCCGTTCCTGTTTTTACCCCATGTCCAGGAACATTGAAAGGATCCACTGTAGTTTTTTGATGAACAATGGATGTAACCTAGGgaggtttcatttatttatttaaggcaCAT
This genomic window contains:
- the il12ba gene encoding interleukin 12Ba isoform X1 produces the protein MYYLLFVVAFLQFSDVGGIQTTKNYWTLKPNVIVVDVDVAKDMDIVEVPLICGEEFEGTNVTWTKNQGEHLEAFGNRIIVTVDGWKGANYSCYNSEGTILNNTLVLAQWTFRKIIRDTPEKGYIHCSSKNYSGSFQCSWTWGKNRNGHVAVVAHIKATRSQSGNQISCSLDSSGQSITCLDQHYCPYAEEVDLINLTIYFRSSYVIEAYHKQFHIMDIVRPDTVDIKRINQTSVKLEYPHSWNTPSSYFPLIFQVKEIRCRKRRKCDCSKPSSAETYSTQSHHLSVTKGMTVCARAQDQFCNSSWSEWSHYKCNARKNRQRKREQKLNEMSL
- the il12ba gene encoding interleukin 12Ba isoform X2, translating into MDIVEVPLICGEEFEGTNVTWTKNQGEHLEAFGNRIIVTVDGWKGANYSCYNSEGTILNNTLVLAQWTFRKIIRDTPEKGYIHCSSKNYSGSFQCSWTWGKNRNGHVAVVAHIKATRSQSGNQISCSLDSSGQSITCLDQHYCPYAEEVDLINLTIYFRSSYVIEAYHKQFHIMDIVRPDTVDIKRINQTSVKLEYPHSWNTPSSYFPLIFQVKEIRCRKRRKCDCSKPSSAETYSTQSHHLSVTKGMTVCARAQDQFCNSSWSEWSHYKCNARKNRQRKREQKLNEMSL